The DNA window ATCATGGGAGCGAGTCTCGTTGGGTGATGCGCTGACCTTCGGCACTCGGGTGTGTTTCGGGTGCCATGGGCTGCGGTACTCCGCTGCCCGTGGTGACGCGTGACTGCGGCAACACGACCACGGGCAGGCGAGTACGCCAGCCCATGGCACCCGGAAGTTGCCGACAACTTGAACTACACCCGTCTCCTTCGTTTCGGCGATGTTCTGCGGCGCCGGCGACCGCGCTCCGCTTCGCGTCGCGGTTAACCGGTGCTACGCGTGCCTATAAGTCCTACGCGGGCTTCCACGTCTTGCGGCCGAGCATGCGGTCGAGCGAATCGCTGGTCTGGTGGATGAACGCCTCCGGCCAGTGCATCCAAGGGTGGAAGTATTCGAACGTCAGGTAGCCGTCGTAGCCGATCGCTTCGAACGCCTGCAGGACGGCGGGCCAGTTGGTGGTGCCGTCGAGCAGCGGGCGGAACGCTTCCAGCGAGTGGTCGGTGCCCTTCTTGGTGTATTCCTTCAGGTGGACGTTCTTGATCCGCTTACCGAGGATCCTGATCCAGTGCTCGGGGTACTGGTACTCCATGATGTTCCCCGTATCGAAATGCACCCGCACGCGATCGGAGCGGAACGAGTCGACGAAGCTCGCCATCTCCATGGGCGTCATGAGGAAGCCGTTGAAGAAGATGTTCTCGAGGTTGAGGTAGACCTTGTGTTTGTCGGCCAGGCCGATCATCTGGATGACGGCTTCGCGGGCGCGCTGCTCGCAGATGTCGTTGGGAACGGGCTCGTGGTCGTCGCGCCAGGGAATGCAGACGGCGCCGGGCACGACCAGCACGTTTTCGGTGCCGAGCAGGCCGGCGGCCTCGATCATTTTGCCGCCCAGTTCCAGGCCTCGCTTGCGCTTGGCGGGGTCGTTGCTGCTGAGCGGGTACGGCCAGTACAGGAACGAGCAGAGCCCGCTGATGGCGATTCCGATGTCGGCGGCCGTCTTGCGGATGTCGGTGAGTTCCCTTTCGCCGGCCTTGATGGAGACGTCGCTCTCGAGGTCGTAGTTGAGTTCGATGCCGTCGAAGCCGGCGTCTTTGGCCAGTTGCAGGCACTGGCGCAGCGTCCACTTTTGCGGGTAGGGGAACGCCCAGAGGTTGATGGACTTCTTCAGCTTTGAAGGCTTGTTCGCGGCGGCCTGATCGGCGGCAGGCGCGGCGACGGGTGTGGCGGCGGGGTCGGCACCGCGGGCCGCCGTGGGCAGAACGGATGAAGCCGCCATCAAACCTGCGCCGATGAGCATCGAGCGGCGGGACATGGCATCTTGGATCGCCGAAGCGTCCGGGAAAGCCGATGGATGGCGTGTGAAAGGATCTCGCACCGCATGCCTCCTGTTGTGTCTGGATGAAATGACTGCGTGGCTATCCTACCCGTTGACGGTGATCTACCACTACAGCGGGGCGTGGCGGTTTTTCGGGGTGGTAGGCGAGAACGTCGGTCGTGGGGCGGAAATGCAGGCTGGAAGCCTGCACCACAATTGCCACCCGGGAAAGCAGTCACACCACGACAATGGCCGTCGTGAATAACACATGGCGATATGTCGCGCCGTGGGTTAGAGTTGTGGTCAAAGCCAGCGGCTCAGTTCGTTTGACGGCCAACGCCATGGGTGAACACGACGGGGAATCAGAACCGCAAGTCGAGGGCAGGACTTCCGCCCAATACGGGAGCGAGCTTCTGCCGCTGGTTTACGACCAGTTGCGCAAGCTCGCGCGTCAGCGGATGGCGGGCGAGCGGATCGGTCACACCCTGCAGGCGACGGCGCTGGTTCACGAAGCGTTCCTGCGAATCGTCGGCCCGCAAAGCAACGGATCCCAAAATACTGGCCCCAAGTTCAGTAACGTGGGGCACTTCTATCGCGCCGCCGCCGAGGCCATGCGGCGGATCCTCATCGAACACGCCCGCGCCCATGCCACCGATAAACGGGGCGGCGGGGTGCATCGCCTGAGCTTCACCACCGTCCTTGATCTGGCCGCCGCGCCCGATCCTGAAGAAATCCTGGCGTTCGACGACGCTCTTTCTCGCTTAGAGAGTCAGGCAGCAGATGCAGCCGCGATTGTGCGGCTGCGTTTTTATGCCGGATTGTCCGTGGAAGAGACGGCCGAATCGCTGGGCATTTCGCCCCGCCAAGTCAATCGCGAATGGCAGTTCGCGCGGGCCTGGCTCTACCGTGAGCTGGGTTCGCCGGATCAGCCGTAGGTTTGCGTTTGACGCGACCAGAGCGCCCACCCTCTTTCCACAACAGAGTTGACCTTGCGCTACGTTGCCGAGCGGCGGCTGCCGATGCGCGCCGGCGGGACGCGAGTGGCCGATTATCGCCCCAGGGAGGCTAGGGGGGCCTCCCTGGGTGCGCCGGCCAAACGCGCGGCATGGCGGTCGATCCATTTCAGGCGTCAGGTGTTCCGAGGCAGGCTATACGGGGGATGTATTCGTGAGGCGTCGTACGATTCCACTACTTTCCCAATCTGAATTCACCCGTCTGAAGGAGCTCTTCTGCGAGGCAATCGAGCAGTCGCCGGATCTCCGCGATCAGTGGGTCGCCGCGAACGCGTGGCGTCTGAAGCCGGCGATCCGTGACGCCCTGCATTCGCTGCTACGATCGCACGCGGCAGCCGGCCGATTTCTGGCCGAAACGCAGACGGACCACCGTTTCCTGTTGGCTACGGAGATGGAACAAACGGCGTTTCAACTGCGGAAATGCAGGCCGAAAGCCCGCGCCACAATGGCCGCCCATAGCCATGGTCGCCCCCAATCGACCGCTCCCTCCTGATTTCCGCGCTCACACCCCCTAAACTCACTGTGAGATGCCCCATGATTCCCTGATCACGTTCGATCCCCCGCTTCTGGAAAACGGTGCCATGCTTCTGGCCTTCTCGGGCTGGATGGATGGCGGCGAGGTCTCGACCGGAACCGTCAATCACCTGCTGAGCACCCTCGACACCCGGAAGGTCGCCGAGATCGATCCCGAGGGCTACTACATCTACAACTTCCCCGGCACGATGGAGCTGGCATCCGTCTTTCGGCCGAAAGTGCGGTACGAAGAGGGTTTGGTCAAAAGCCTTGAGCTGCCGGAGAACACCTTCCATTGCGATCAATCCCGGAAGCTTGTCCTGTTCACCGGGAAAGAGCCGAACCTCAACTGGCGTGATTTCGGCGACCGCATTCTCGACCTGGCCCGCATGACGGGGGTGCAGAGGATTGTCTTCGTCGGCTCGTTCGGCGGTGCGGTGCCCCACACGCGCGAGCCGCGGCTGTTCTGCTCGGTATCCCACGAAGACCTGAAGCCCGAGTACGCACGCTACGGGCTGAAGTTCAGCGATTACGAAGGACCTTCGTCGTTCGTGTCATTCTTGTTGAGCCGTGCGCCCCAGGTTGGCATCCGCATGGCCAGCATTGCCGCGGAGATTCCGGGCTATCTCGAAGGGGCCAATCCGCTGAGTATCGAGGCGGTGACTCGCCGGCTCGCGAAAATTCTCGACCTGAAGGTGGACCTGGCGGCGATGCGGTTGGCAAGCGACGACTGGACGTCGCGCGTCAGCGAACTGGTGGAGAAGGACAACAAGCTTCGCAAGCACATCGCCAAGCTGGAAAGTGCGTACGACGATGCCCTGCTGGAAGCCGCGGAGGAGTAGGAAGAGGTATGGGGTTCGTTGCGTGGACGGGCCGCTCGGTCGCCATGACTTCGTGAAGGCGAAGCGACAAAGTGCAAGAGCAGGCGACTGCGTTACTCGGCCATCTCAATACCCAAACACCTCTCTTAACCCCCGCCCCCTGCCGCCTTGCGCCGTTCCAGGTCTTCGCGCAGGAACTGCTTGAAGGTCGGCATGCCGGCTTCGGCCCATTTGCCTTCGATGGCATCGGCGACGGCGCGGTTCTGGCTCATGAGCTCGGCGAACGCCGCCTGCTCGCGCGAGCCGGCTTTTGGTTGAATGTGGGCGTCGTGCGTATCGGCCCGCAACAGATACCCTTTGCCGTCAGGCGATCGGTCGATGATCAGCTTCATGTGTGGATAGCTGAGGTTGCCGAGCCGCAAGGCGTAGCGGATCGGCATCGTTTCGCGCGGCGAAGGGTCGCCGCTGGCCCGCGGTGCTTCCTGGCGTTCGAAGACCGGGCTATCGTAAAAGGCGTCCTGCGGGGTACTCTTGAGGGTTTCCAGTCGGGCTCGGACTGCCGAGGGAACGGGTTCCGGTCCGGTCGGCTCCGACTTCTTGCGAGCCGCAGCCGTTGCCTGAGGAATGGGTGTGTATGCAACCTCCAGGAAGATGTCGATCGCCCGCCAGACGATTCTGGGGCTGGGCCGCTGCCAATTCATGGTTGCCGCTCCTGTCGATCTACCGGGGCTGCGTCGACCTCATCGTCGTCGCGCTCAGACCGGTACGATCCATCGTGCCGGTGTCCGTTCGTTTCCCGATTGTCGCACGCCAGACGCTTTCAGGGCCGCCGGCGATTGATGCCTCAGTGGAACGGATTATAACAGGCAACCGTCCCTTTGCGGGATGGCGGAGTTCCCGATGCGCGTTTTGATCGTCGAAGACGATCCCGAGATCAACCAGTTGCTGGCGGCGTACGCCCAGATCGCCGGCTTTCAGCCCGACTGCGCGCTGACCGGCGAAGCCGCCCTGACGCTGGTCGCCACCGGAACCTACAGTCTGGTGATCCTGGACGTGATGCTCCCCGACATCGACGGCATGGAGATCGCCCGGCGGCTGCGGACCAACCCGGCGACAATGCACCTTCCCATCGTCGTCCTCACCGCCCTCACCGTCGATTCCACCCGCCGAACGGCTTTGGAGTTGGGCGTACAGGCATTTTTGAACAAGCCGTTCGACCCGGACGAGCTGATTCGGGTGATGCGGAAGTGGGCGAAGGGGTAGGGAGGCCATCGCGACGGTCTAAGCGTTGGCTTCAACGATCATCTTTCGAATGACATCGTCGTACGCGTCGCGCATCGGCAGGTCCAGTTCCCGATGAAGGCGACGGCGGGTCGTTTCGACTGCTGTGCCGGTACGCGGATCAACGCCTACCTTAACGACGTCTTGCCACCAGACGCCCGAACCACGCTTTTGCCACACGGGAAGGTCGTTGAAATTGATCTTGCCCTGTTGAAACAACAGTTCGTTCTTCTCGGCGACCGTCAATCCGGAGAGCATCTCCGTCGCACGCGTATCCGTTTGCCCCTGTCGCCGAAGGAACCAATAACAGTGAGCATTGAGCGCGTTACGGTGCGCGTCTTCATTTCGCCAGCGGAAGTAGTCCACAACCAGGTTCTCTGTGGGCAGTTCGCAAACCCTGGAGTCGAAGCATCCGATGTCGCCCAACAGTAGCGAGAACCTGGCACTGGCTTCGCCAGCGAGGACGGAGTTGAGCTTGCGTGTCTTGCGATTGAACGAGCCGTCCTCGCGGTGCAACAGAAGAGAAATTTCGTCGCTCTGCGTATAGCCGTAGATCACACGGGGGCCGCAGGACATAAGGTGTTCGACGGTGGCGAGCATCATGTCGCGGAAACGCACATCGAAGGGGGCTTCGAACTTGTGTACATCCTTCGTCAACCGGGTGAAGCTCCGGCCATCCAGACGGACCACGATATAGATGCCCGGCACGACAAAGTAGTCGTGAGAGGTTTCGAAGACGCGCATCTTTGCGTCGAGTTCGTCAAACTTCATGACTACTCCAATGGCAGACGTCGGGCAGGAGCCTACGTCAATTCGGACAACTGCTCGATTCCCGCTGCAGTCCAGGTCACACGCCAGACACGATCGAATCCTTCGGCTTTCGAAGGGATCATGAGCTTCGCGGCCGTCCCACGGATCGCGATCTCCGGCACGCGTGCGTCATCGGGCCGGGTCGCATTGCGGGCAATACATTCCTCGATTCCGGTATCGAACCAGTAGCACTCCAAGGACTCAAATCCTGCGGCTCTCGCCAATGCGACATACCTCATCCGCTGAGAGGGTGAGGGGTTGGTATTGTCGACCACGAAGGCCTGCTGTGCCGCAAGGCACCCGTGCAACAGGATATCCTCACGGTTTCGTGTTCGGAGCATGTCCAGATTCAACCGGATATGCGTATTCGCGAATTGACGCGCATAAAAGGTAGACTTTCCCGATCCTTGAAGCCCACAGAAGATGATCGCAGTAGCCACGTTGATGTCTCTCGGACTATACGCCATCGTTCATCCGCCATCCGCCATCAAGTTCACTTCAAGTTCTCGGGATTCAGCCCCAGCAACTCCTTCATCACGAACTTCCCGTCCTTGCGGATCAGCTTCCCGTCGAACCAGATCTCGCCGCCGCCGACGGCCGGGTCCTGGCGCATCACCATGTCCCAGTGAATCTTGCTCTTGTTGCCGTTGCTCGCCTCGTCGTAACACGCGCCGGGCGTGAAGTGGATGCTGCCGGCGATCTTCTCGTCGAACAGGATGTCCTTCATCGGCTTGGTCACGTACGGGTTGAACCCGATCGCGAACTCGCCGACGTACCGGCTGCCAGCGTCGGTATCGAGCACCTCATTGAGCTTCTCGGTCGCGCTGCTGGTCGCCTCGACCACCTTGCCGTCCTTGAACGTCAGGCGGATGTCGTTGTGGGTGGTGCCGCGGTAGATCGTCGGCGCGTTGAACTGGATGACGCCATTGACGCTGTTCTTCACCGGCGCGCTGAAGACTTCGCCGTCGGGAATGTTCACCCGGCCGTCGCACGGAATGCCGGCGATGCCCTTCATGCTGAAGGTCAGATCGGTATCGCCGGGGCCCTTCAGGCGGACCTTGTCGGTCTTGGTCATGAGCTTCGCCAGCGGCTGCATCGCCTTGGCCATCTTGCGGTAGTCCATCGTGCAGACGTCGAAGAAGAAGTCTTCGAACGCTTCGGTGCTCATCTCGGCCATCTGGGCCATGCTGGGGCTGGGCCAGCGGAGGACGCACCAGCGGGTCTTCTTGATGCGGATCTGGTGGTGGACCTTCGTCCAGACGGTGGATTCGTACTTCTTCTGCTGGTCGCCGGGGACATCGGACAGCTCGGAGATGTTGGCGTTGCCGCGGGCGCCGATGTAGCACTGCACCGACTGCATCTGTTTCTTTTCGACCTCGGAAATCAGATCCCATTGCCCGCCGTCGCCGGCCATCATCAGGGCGCGGTTGATTTCGTTGCTCTTGAGCGTCACCAGCGGCTTGCCGCCGGCCTTGGCGACCGCGGCGATGACCGCCTTGGTGAAGGCGTGCGGCACATCGATCGCCTCCAGAAGCAGGGCTTCGCCCTTCTTCACAGCGCAGGAGTAGTTCACGAGCAGGTCGGCCAGCTTGATGATTCGGGGGTCGGTCATGTCCGGGAGGATAACGTGGCTTTGCTGGCGTGGGGAGAGCGTGAACGTTGAAGTCGGACGATGCGACGTTCGAGTTCACCACGGAGCACGGAGACACGGAGGGTCACTCGACGTTCGACACCATACTCTTCTCTCTTGCCTTTTTGAGACTGAGGTACGCCGACGACATCGAGCGTCGCATTGCCCTCCGTGTCTCCGTGCCTCCGTGGTGAACTCGAACGCCGGAATGCATCAACCTTCGCAAGCCTTCTCCCAATCCAGCCCGAACCGCGCCAGGTACTTCCTCAGCCGGTCGGCGTCGTTGGGCTTGGCCTTCTGCGCCCGCGACGCGGCGAAGAGTGTTCGCCCGGCGTCCGACAGTGTTCGCGATTGGCGGCACACGCGGATCACCTCGGCGAGCTGCACGCGATCAAAGCGATCGATCTTTTCCATTGCATCGTTGGTCAGCACGCTGCCAAGACATTCATCGTCGCTCGCCCGGCCAGCGTCGCGCAGAGAAGTCGATGCCCACTGCCGGCGGAGCCGATCCACTTCTTCGGCGACGGTCTCGACCGTGATCCGCCCGCCGGCCGCCAGTGTGGCCATCCGTGTGACGGCGGCGTTGAGGTCGCGGAAGTTGCCGATCCAGGTCGCATCGCCGCCGATCGCGAACGCCAGGAACCGCTCGCGCGCCTCTCGGTTGAACGCAACTTTCACGCCCTCGCGCTGGGCGAAGCGTTCCAGTTCGTAGGTGAGGTTGGGTTCGATGTCTTCCCGCCGTTCGCGCAGCGGTGGGAGCGCGAACGTCCAGAGGTTGATGCGGGCCAGCAGGTCTTCGCGAAACCGCCCGCCGGCAACGGCCGCCGGCAGGTCACAGTTGGTGCCGGCGATCAGCTGGAAATCGCTGCGGGCTTCCTTGTCTGAACCGACCGGCAGGAAGCGTTTCTCTTCGATCGCCCGCAGAAGCATCGCCTGCTCGTCAGTGCCGAGTTCGCCGATCTCGTCGAGGAAGAGCAATCCGCCGTCGGCCGCGCGAAGCAGGCCCGGTCGGTCGCTCGCCGCTCCGGTGAACGATCCCTTCACATGGCCGAACAGCGCCGACATCGCCCCGTCGCCGCGGAGCGTGGCGCAGTTCACCTCCACAAACGGACCGGCGATCTGCCGTCGCGACTTCTTCAGTTCGTAGATCTGCCGTGCCAGGTGCGACTTGCCCGCGCCCGTCGGCCCGTTCAGCAGAATGGGTGCCTTGCTCGCGACGGCGACGCGTTCGATCCGTTCGATCAGCCGGTTGAAGGTGTCGCTGCGCGTCTCGATGCCACTCTTGAGCAGCGAAGTGCTCTCTCGCGTTTCGCGATCGAAGCGCGACGCCAAACGGTCGTACTTCGACAGGTCGAGATCGACCACGCCATACGACCCCGGCCCGCTGCCCCACTTGGTCGGCGGTGCGGTCTGGATCAGCTTCCCCGGGAAGTACCGCGATTCGGTCAGCAGGAAAAGGCAGATCTGCGCCACGTGCGTGCCGGTGGTGATGTGAACGAGGTAGTCCTCCTCGTCGGGGTTGAACGCGTAAGACCGGCAGAAGTCGTGCAGCCCGCCGAAGACGTCCTGAAAGTCCCACGCGTCAGCGAAGTGCAGTTGGTGTTCCCGAACCTCGGTCTGCGGCGACACCGAGCGAATGTCGTCGCTGACGATGGTCTTGAGCGCGGTGAACTTCGGCTCAAAGAGCAGCTCGAACCGATCGATCGCCAGGTCTTCATGCTGAAAGAGCGACACGGTCGGTCGCCAGCGTTCCCACCGCGTGGTGCCCTTGCCCGAATCGAGCATCG is part of the Humisphaera borealis genome and encodes:
- a CDS encoding aminopeptidase, with the translated sequence MTDPRIIKLADLLVNYSCAVKKGEALLLEAIDVPHAFTKAVIAAVAKAGGKPLVTLKSNEINRALMMAGDGGQWDLISEVEKKQMQSVQCYIGARGNANISELSDVPGDQQKKYESTVWTKVHHQIRIKKTRWCVLRWPSPSMAQMAEMSTEAFEDFFFDVCTMDYRKMAKAMQPLAKLMTKTDKVRLKGPGDTDLTFSMKGIAGIPCDGRVNIPDGEVFSAPVKNSVNGVIQFNAPTIYRGTTHNDIRLTFKDGKVVEATSSATEKLNEVLDTDAGSRYVGEFAIGFNPYVTKPMKDILFDEKIAGSIHFTPGACYDEASNGNKSKIHWDMVMRQDPAVGGGEIWFDGKLIRKDGKFVMKELLGLNPENLK
- a CDS encoding ATP-binding protein, which codes for MATAIIFCGLQGSGKSTFYARQFANTHIRLNLDMLRTRNREDILLHGCLAAQQAFVVDNTNPSPSQRMRYVALARAAGFESLECYWFDTGIEECIARNATRPDDARVPEIAIRGTAAKLMIPSKAEGFDRVWRVTWTAAGIEQLSELT
- a CDS encoding proteasome assembly chaperone family protein codes for the protein MPHDSLITFDPPLLENGAMLLAFSGWMDGGEVSTGTVNHLLSTLDTRKVAEIDPEGYYIYNFPGTMELASVFRPKVRYEEGLVKSLELPENTFHCDQSRKLVLFTGKEPNLNWRDFGDRILDLARMTGVQRIVFVGSFGGAVPHTREPRLFCSVSHEDLKPEYARYGLKFSDYEGPSSFVSFLLSRAPQVGIRMASIAAEIPGYLEGANPLSIEAVTRRLAKILDLKVDLAAMRLASDDWTSRVSELVEKDNKLRKHIAKLESAYDDALLEAAEE
- a CDS encoding ECF-type sigma factor — encoded protein: MGEHDGESEPQVEGRTSAQYGSELLPLVYDQLRKLARQRMAGERIGHTLQATALVHEAFLRIVGPQSNGSQNTGPKFSNVGHFYRAAAEAMRRILIEHARAHATDKRGGGVHRLSFTTVLDLAAAPDPEEILAFDDALSRLESQAADAAAIVRLRFYAGLSVEETAESLGISPRQVNREWQFARAWLYRELGSPDQP
- a CDS encoding sugar phosphate isomerase/epimerase family protein, whose translation is MSRRSMLIGAGLMAASSVLPTAARGADPAATPVAAPAADQAAANKPSKLKKSINLWAFPYPQKWTLRQCLQLAKDAGFDGIELNYDLESDVSIKAGERELTDIRKTAADIGIAISGLCSFLYWPYPLSSNDPAKRKRGLELGGKMIEAAGLLGTENVLVVPGAVCIPWRDDHEPVPNDICEQRAREAVIQMIGLADKHKVYLNLENIFFNGFLMTPMEMASFVDSFRSDRVRVHFDTGNIMEYQYPEHWIRILGKRIKNVHLKEYTKKGTDHSLEAFRPLLDGTTNWPAVLQAFEAIGYDGYLTFEYFHPWMHWPEAFIHQTSDSLDRMLGRKTWKPA
- a CDS encoding response regulator transcription factor translates to MRVLIVEDDPEINQLLAAYAQIAGFQPDCALTGEAALTLVATGTYSLVILDVMLPDIDGMEIARRLRTNPATMHLPIVVLTALTVDSTRRTALELGVQAFLNKPFDPDELIRVMRKWAKG
- a CDS encoding tRNA(His) guanylyltransferase Thg1 family protein; its protein translation is MKFDELDAKMRVFETSHDYFVVPGIYIVVRLDGRSFTRLTKDVHKFEAPFDVRFRDMMLATVEHLMSCGPRVIYGYTQSDEISLLLHREDGSFNRKTRKLNSVLAGEASARFSLLLGDIGCFDSRVCELPTENLVVDYFRWRNEDAHRNALNAHCYWFLRRQGQTDTRATEMLSGLTVAEKNELLFQQGKINFNDLPVWQKRGSGVWWQDVVKVGVDPRTGTAVETTRRRLHRELDLPMRDAYDDVIRKMIVEANA
- the rtcR gene encoding RNA repair transcriptional activator RtcR; translation: MPKPNKRQVAIGLLGPMLDSGKGTTRWERWRPTVSLFQHEDLAIDRFELLFEPKFTALKTIVSDDIRSVSPQTEVREHQLHFADAWDFQDVFGGLHDFCRSYAFNPDEEDYLVHITTGTHVAQICLFLLTESRYFPGKLIQTAPPTKWGSGPGSYGVVDLDLSKYDRLASRFDRETRESTSLLKSGIETRSDTFNRLIERIERVAVASKAPILLNGPTGAGKSHLARQIYELKKSRRQIAGPFVEVNCATLRGDGAMSALFGHVKGSFTGAASDRPGLLRAADGGLLFLDEIGELGTDEQAMLLRAIEEKRFLPVGSDKEARSDFQLIAGTNCDLPAAVAGGRFREDLLARINLWTFALPPLRERREDIEPNLTYELERFAQREGVKVAFNREARERFLAFAIGGDATWIGNFRDLNAAVTRMATLAAGGRITVETVAEEVDRLRRQWASTSLRDAGRASDDECLGSVLTNDAMEKIDRFDRVQLAEVIRVCRQSRTLSDAGRTLFAASRAQKAKPNDADRLRKYLARFGLDWEKACEG